Part of the Streptomyces sp. RFCAC02 genome is shown below.
CCAGGACGCCGCCCGCCACGTAGCACTGCCACAGGTGGCCGTGGGCGGCCGCGAGCATGCCGAACGCGACGGCGGCGAGCGCCGCGCCGGCCTGCAGCGGCACCCGTGGACCGGTCCTGGCGGCGAGCCGGGGCGCGGCGGGCCCGGTCACCAGCATGAGCGCGGCGACCGGGATCATGACGAGGCCGGCCTCGCCGGCCGACGCCCCGAACCCGGGAGCCGCCGTCCCGCCGGGCGTCTGGACCAGGCGGGGCAGCAGGGTGACGGCCGCGAACATGGCGGTGCCGACGACGAAGGTGGCGGCGTTCGTGGTCAGCAGGGCGCGGCCGCGCTGGAGCCGGAGGTCCACCAGCGGGTGGCGCGTACGGACCTCCCGCAGCCCGAACGCGGCGGCCCCGAGGACGGTCGCCGCCGACAGCGCGGGCACGGTCCACGGGTGCCCTCCCCCGCCGCCCTCGGTGATGAGCAGCAGGAGGGCGACCAGCGTCGCGGCGAGGAGCGCCGCGCCGGGGAGGTCGACCGCCCGCGACCTGGCGGCCCGCGCCCCGTCGGGGGGCAGGAGGGCCGTGCCGGCGAGCGCGGCCACGGCGAGGCAGAGGACGATCAGGAACAGGGCGGCCGTCCCCGGACCGTCGGTCACCGGTCCCGCCACGACCAGGCCGAGCGCTCCCCCGACACCGAAGGCGGCGCTGAGCGCGGCGACGAGCCCGGTGACCCGCCCGGCGGGGACCGCGCGCCGGGCGATCGCGAAGGCCATCGGGAACGCGCCGCCGGACAGTCCCTGCAGCACGCGCCCGGTCAGGGCACCGGCGAAGGACCCCCGTTCGACGGCGAGCGCCGCGACGGCCGATCCGCAGGCCAGGCAGGCGAGGCAGACGGCCAGCACCCGCCGGTGGCCGAACAGGTCGCCCCACGCGCCGGCGATGGGCGTGGCGACGGCCGACGCCAGCATGAAGGCCGTCAGCAGCCAGGCTGCGCCGTCGGCCGGGGTGTGCAGTTCGCGCTGGAGCACCGGCAGCGCGGCGACGACGACCGTCTGGGCCAGCGCCACCCCCGTCGCCGCGACCACCAACAGGGCCGGTACGGCCCGCGTGCGTGTCCCGTCCATGCGGGCTCCCTCCGTCAGGTAAGGGCACCCTAACAGGATTCGAGACCACTGGTCACTAATATGGGTGGCTAGGCTCGGCCCATGACAGCGCGACCAACACCCTCGGGGCGCGGACCAGGCCGTCCCTCGCGGCTGAGCCGGGAGCGGATCGTCGCGGCCGCCCTCGACGGCGGTCTCGACACGCTGACCATGCGGGACCTCGCGGCGCGCCTCGACGTGTCGCACTCCGCTCTCTACCGCTGGGTCCGCGACCGGGACGGCCTGTTCGACCTGGTCAGCGAGGTGATGGTCGCCCGCGTCCTGCCCGCCGACGAGCCGACCGCCGGCACGTGGCGCGACTGGCTGGCGCGGCTGGCGTGGGCCATGCACGACGAGTTCCTCGCGGTCCCCGGCTACGCGGCCCGCGTCGCCCGCCCGCACCGGCACAACCCCGCCTCGTTCGGGCTGCTCAGGGAACGGGTGGTCACCGCGTTCGAACGGGCGGGGGTGCCGCACGACCTCGCGGTGCAGAGCTGGCTCATCTTCGGCTTCGGCGTCGTCAACTGGCTCGGGAACCGGGAGGGCCACGACTTCGGGGACGACACGCCCCGCTTCGACATCTTCCTCGACACCCTGCTGCGCGGACTGCCCGCCCGCCCACCGGCCCCCCGGCCGTGACGCGTCCGGCCCCCACGACGCGCCGACGACGCCGCCCCGGTCACCACGGCGGGACACCGCGCGCGGGAGCCGAGGCCGTGCGCTGCTCGCGCCGAGCGGCGGCGGGCGCGGCATTCGCCGGCCCACGGGCGGCGCGGACGCTCAGCTCCGGTCGCGGCCGAGCCAATGGGCGATGTCGGCGAGGACGGCGGGATCGACATGCTGCGGAGTGCCGTATCCGGCGGGGGTGGACGGTCCCGCGCCGGGGAAGAACAGGTGGTCGTCGGCTTCGTGCACCCGGATGTCGACGTCCGGGCGGCCGGCCAGGCCCGTACGCCAGCGCACGAGGTCGTCGGCGACGGTGACCTGGTAGTCGCGTCCTCCCTGGAGGACGAGCATCGGCCTGCCGAGTCCGGCCGCGATGGCGACCGGGTCGTAGTCACGCAGTTCGAGCCAGTACGGCGCGGGCAGCCCGAACGGCAGATCCGCCGCGGGGGTCGAGGGCGTGAGGTCCGCGCTGTCGACCAGGGCGGCCTGCCGCCGGAAGGTCTCGACGACCGCCGGCGGGACCTGGTCGGGGAGCACGGTGGCGAGGTGGCTGACGACGCGGACGGCGGCGTGCTGCATCGGCTGCGTGTCACCGGCCATGATCACAAGGCCCGCCACCGCGGGGGCGGCCACGGCGACGGCGGGAGCGACCTTGCCGCCCATGCTGTGTCCGAGGACGAAGACCCGCCCGGGGTCCACCGAGCGGTGGCCGCGGAGCAGGCCGACCGCGTCGACGGCGTACGGCACGTATTCCCGCGTCATCGTCAGGTCCGGCGCCGCGGCCATCTCGCGGTGGGCGTATGTCGCCTTGTCGAAGCGCAGCACCGTCGTCCCGCGGCCGGCGAGCCCCCATGCCAGGTCCTTCAGCGGCTTGTTCGGCCCACTGGTCCCGTCGCGGTCGAACGGCCCACCGCCGGCGAGCAGCACCACGCCGGGGCCGGGAGCCTGCCCGCGGGGGACGCTCATCGTGCCCGGCACGGCGTAGGGACCGGTGCCGACGGTGACCTCGTGCTCGTCGAAGCGGCCGGGCTCGGCGTAGGGCGGTGGCATCCAGGCGGAATCCGCACCGGCCATGGACTCTGTCGCAGCACTGTCGGACACCCCGTCACAACCTCTCTCAAGTGATGCGAACGGTAGCATGACATGAGATCATTACGGGATGGACGCTTTCGAACTCATGGCGCACCCGGTGCGGTTGCGGGTGGTTCACGCGATGCGCGGCGGCAGGGAACTGACCACCGCCGACCTGTGCGAACGCATCCGGGACGTCTCGAAGGCCACCGTCTACCGGCACGTCGACCTGCTCGCGGCCGGCGGGGTCCTGGAAGTCGCCTCGGAGCGGCGCGTGCGCGGCGCGGTCGAGCGCCGCTACCGGCTGCGCCGCGACCGCGCGGGGATCGACGCGGCAACGGCCGATTCCCTGTCGCCCGACGACCACCGCAGCGCGTTCGCCGCCGCCCTGGCGGTCCTGACCGCCGAATTCACCGCGTATCTCGGCCGCGAGGCGGCCGACCCGGCGGCCGACCTGGTCGGCTACCGGCAGCACGCCGTCTGGCTCGGCCCCGGGGAACTGCGCGGGATGATCGACGGGATGCGGGAGGCCATCGCCCCCCATCTGGCCAACGAGCCATCGCCCGGCCGCACGCGGTACCTGATCAGCCCGATCCTCTTCCCCGTCGAGACGCCGCCGCCCGGGACCGGCACCGATGACACCGGCGCGGGCGCCCGGGACGCGGGACCCGGCGTCTGAGCCGGGTGCGGCGGCCGGGTCAGGCCGCGCCGGCGGCCAGCAGACGGCCCTCCGGGTAGGCCAGCGCCGCCTCCGGGAGCGTGCTCGGCTCGCCCAGGGCCAGCACCGTCAGGGTCCCGGTGGCCGGGGCGGACGGCGCGGGCGCGTGGCCGGCGCGGCGCAGCGCCTGGGCCGCCACCGCCTCGGCCGATCCGAGGAGGGCCACGCGGGCGCCGGTCGCGGCGGCGAGGTGGTCGCGGATGTGGTCGGCGACCAGCTCGTAGTGCGTGCAGCCGAGGACCACCGTGCGGATGTCCGGCGGTGTCAGGTCGGCGGCGGCCTTGACGGCGGCGCGGATCGCGGCGTCGTCGGCGCGCTCCACGGCGTCGGCGAGACCGTGGCACGGCACGCCCGTGGCCGGCACCCCGGCGGCGAAGTCGGCGACCAGTCGCCGCTGGTAGGTGCTGGCCGTCGTGGCCGGGGTCGCCCACACGGCGAACGGCTCCCCGCGCGCCGCGGCCGGCTTCACCGCCGGGACGGTGCCGATGACCGGCAGCGCCGGTTCCAGTTCGGCGCGCAGGGTCGCCAGGGCGTGGACGGACGCCGTGTTGCACGCGACGATCAGCGCGTCGGGACGGGTCCCGGCGGCGGCGCGGGCGCACGTCAGGGCGCGTGCGGTGATGTCCTCCGGGCCGCGCGGCCCCCACGGCATGCCGTCCGGATCGCACGACAGCACCAGGTCCGCGTCGGGCCGCAGGCGCCGGACCGCGGCCGCCGCGGCCAGCAGGCCGACCCCCGAGTCGACGAGGGCGACCCTCACCCGTGCCGTGGTCATCGGGACCTCACTTCCGTCCCGGCGTCCACTGGAGACCGAAGCCGTACGCGTGGTCGACGGTCCGCTGCGGGCTGACACCGCGGTCCGGCACCAGGTAGCGGGCCTCGCGGCGGACGGTCAGGTCGCCGCCCTGGCCGGTCAGCTCGGCGAGCACGCACACCGGCGAGGGGACGGTGCACTCGTCGAGGGTGAAGTCGACGGGCGCGCCGTTCTCCGGGGTGAGGGTGACCGTGGCGGAGGTGACGTCCTGGAAGCCGCTGGCGCCCGAGTAGACCGTCACGAAGACGACGACGCGGCGCAGTTCGCGGGCGTGGTCGAGGTTGATCGTGAGGTTCTCGCCGCGGGTGACGGCGCCGGTGCGGTCGTCGCCGTCGAGGTGGATGTACGGCGGCTGGTGGAGGGAGCCGAACGCGTTGCCCAGGGCCTGGACCACGCCCTTGCGCCCGTCCGTCAGCTCGAACAGCGCGCACAGGTCGAGGTCGAGGCCGCCGCCGAGCGCCTTGTTGATGCGCTCCTTCCAGCCGCGGGCCTCGGTGGTGCGCTGCTGCCAGTTGAGGTTGATGCGCATGCGGCCGGACGTGGCGCCCTGCTTGGCGAGCGAGACGCTGGGGGCGGACTTGGTGAGGGTGATCTTGCTGAGCCGCACCGGTCCCGTGGGCTGGGCGGGCGGGGGCGGCGGGGGCGCGGCGGCCGGGACGGCGGCGGGCGGGGGCGGCGGCAGCGTGGCCGCGGGCGGCGGGGGCGGCACGGGAGCGGGCGGCGCGGGAGCCGGCGGGGGCGGCGCGTCGTCCACGGAGATGCCGAAGTCCGTGGCGAGACCTGCGAGTCCGCTGTCGTATCCCTGGCCGACCGCGCGGAACTTCCAGCCGCCCGCCCGGCGGTACAGCTCACCGAGGACGAACGCGGTCTCCGTCGTGGCGTCCGTGCTGTCGAAGCGGGCGATCTCGGCGCCGCCGTCGGCGTCCAGGACACGGATGTGCAGGCCGGGGACGCGGCCGAACGTCCCGCCGTCCGCCGAGGCGGCGAGCGTCACGTTCTCGATGGCCGGCTCGACGGCGGCGAGGTCCACGGCGAGCCGGTCGACGACCGCGCCGCCCTGGGGCTGCTTGCCCTCGTGCCGGACGGCGCCGGAGGGGTGGGCCGGCTGGTTGTAGAAGACGAGGTCGTCGTCGGACCTGACCCGGCCCCCGGCCAGCAGGAGCGCCGACACGTCGACGTCCGGCGTGCCCGGCGCGCTCTGCCAGCCGATCTCGACGCGGACCGCCCGCGCGGCCACCGGGACATTCGCACCTTTGAGCATCGGGGTGTTCCTCCGTCGTGGGGCGTGATCACGCCATGTGGTCCGCGGCCACTGCCCACTATGCCATCCCCGGCGCCGGCCCCCCGGCGAGCCCCCTATACCGCACGGTGCGCACATCGGATGATGCCACCGGGGAAATTTTGCGCAATGCTTTCCGAGAAGGCGTGCGGGACCGACCGGACCGCGCCAAATGACCTTCTCGTCGGACTCCCCAACAAGCACACAGTGGGCTTAACTTATGGGGTATGACCTCCCCGCGCCCTTACGGTGGTGGCTACACGTCACCGTCGTTCGCTGACACCCCCATCTACGACAGGCTGGTGGCCGAGCGGGGAACCCCGCAGATCGCCCCCATCCGTGTCCCGGCGGCGTACGAGCCCATGGGGTTCCCGAACGCGGCCCCCCAGCCCGCGCTGCCCGCCCTGCCGGCGCTGCCGTCAGGACCGTCGTCCCCCACCTACCAGCAGCCCGGCGGGTACACCGGCTACCAGGCCACGCCCGTCCGGCAGCAGCTCCCCGCGCCCGCGCCGGCCGCGCAGGCTCCCGGGGGCTACTTCCCGCAGCAGACGGCACCGGCACGCCCGCAGTTCCCGGGCGGCCCGGGCCCCGGCGTCCCCCAGCCGCACGTGCCGCAGCAGATGCGGCCGGCGGCACCGCGCCCGGCGGCACCGCGGCCGTACCCCGGCGCGTTCCAGCAGCCGCAGCCGCAGCCGCAGCACCAGGAGCGGATGCCGGGTCAGGGTCCCGGCGGCTACCAGACGCAGGCGGCCGGCCAGAGCCCCTACCTGGCGCCCGCGCAGCCCCAGCCGCAGCATCAGCCCCAGCACCAGTACCCGTCCCCCGGTTACTGGTCGGAACCGGGGGCGGGCCACTAGCGGCCACCGGGCGCGCCGCGCGGGCGCGCGGACGGTGGTCAGATCTCCACGTCCTCCAGGATGCCGAGGGCGTCGGGGACCAGGACGGCCGCGGAGAAGTAGGCGCTCACCAGGTAGGAGATGACGGCCTGGTCGTTGATGCCCATGAAGCGCACGTTCAGGCTGGGCTGGTACTCGTCCGGGATGCCCGTCTGGTGCAGTCCGACGACGCCCTGGTTCTCCTGCCCGGTGCGCAGGGCCAGGACCGAGCTGGTGCCCTCGGGCGTGACGGGGATCTTGTTGCACGGCAGGATCGGGATGCCCCGCCAGGCCCGCACCGCGGAGCCCTCGAACTCGACGGTGGCGGGGTAGATCCCGCGCGCGTTCCACTCGCGGCCGATGGCGGCGATGGTGAGCGGGTGGGCGAGCAGGTACTGCGTCTTGCGGCGCCGGGAGATCAGCTCGTCGAGGTCGTCGGGCGTGGGCGGCCCGCCCCGGGTGTGGAGGCGCTGGCGGACGTCCGCGTTGTGGAGGAGGCCGAACCCGGGGTTGTTCACCATCTCGTGCTCCTGCCGCTCACGCAGGGCCTCGACGGTGAGCCGGAGCTGCTCCTCGACCTGGTTCATCGGCTCGTTGTAGAGGTCGGCGACGCGCGAGTGGACCCGCAGGACGGTCTGCGCGACGCTCAGCTCGTACTCGCGGGGCGCCAGTTCGTAGTCCACGAACGTGCCCGGCAGCACCGGCTCGCCGCTGTGGCCCGAGGCCAGTTCGATCGCCGCCTCGCCGCGCCGGTTCTGGCGGGGCACGGGGCGGGCGGCGACACCGTCGAGGTGGGCACGCAGTCCCGGGGAGCGCTCGGCGACGGCGGAGACGGCGTCCAGGGGCAGGGCGAGCACGGTGCAGCGCGTGCGGGCGGTGAGGGTGTGCGGCCACTCGGCGGTGCCGCCGGCGGTCAGGGCGCGGTCGCCGTCGAAGTCGCCGTCGGCGAGGACACCGAGGCTGCGTTCGGCGTCGTACGGGCCGGGCGCGAGGCGCTGGACCTTGCCGTGGGCGATGAGGACGACCTCGGTCACGCGGGTGCCGAGGGCGGCGATGACGTCGCCCGGCGCGTACTCGCGCTGGACGCAGCGCTCGGCCAGGGCGGCGAGCGCGTCGGCCTCGTCGAAGCCCTGGAGCGCCGGGAGTTCGGTCAGCTCGGCGGGGATGACGGACACCTGGGTGCCGGTGCTGACGAACTCGACACGGCCGTTGCCGAGGGTGTGGGTGAGGCGCCGGTTCACGCGGAAGGTGCCGCCGGACACCTGGACCCAGGGGAGGATCTCGAGCAGCCACCGGGAGGAGACCGCCTGCATCTGTGGCGGGGTCTTGGTGGTGGTGGCGAGATTGCGGGCTGCGGCGGTGTCCAGGCTGGACAGGGGCTGCCGGTCGTCGGTGGGCTGGGCGTTCACTCGGTGTGCCTTCCAGGGGGAACAGGATGGTTCTTCCGCCGGGCACCGGAGAAAAGGGGAAACGGTGCCCGGCGGCGCGAGGGGTCATCGGCCGGTGGCCGTCGCGGTGGAATGCCGCACGGTGGTTCCGGACGGCGATTCCGCGCGACTCGATCGAATGACCGAACGCTTCTCGTACGTTTGCGCGACGGAAAGCGCGGGCGTCACAGCCCGATTTCGACGTCCTCCAGAATGCCGAGGGCGTCGGGCACGAGCACGGCGGCGGAGAAGTAGGCGCTGACCAGATAGGACATGACGGCCTGGTCGTTCACGCCCATGAAGCGGACGGACAGCCCGGGCTCGTACTCGTCCGGGATACCGGTGCGGTGCAGCCCGACGACGCCCTGCTTCCCCGCGGTGCGCAGCGCCATGATGGAGCTGGTGCCCTCGGGCGTGACCGGGATCTTGTCGCACGGCAGCACGGGCACGCCGCGCCAGGACGGGACCGCGTGCCCCGACAGCTCGACGGTGCCGGGGTAGAGGCCGCGGCTGCTGCACTCGCGCCCGAACGCGGCGATGGCGCGCGGGTGGGCGAGGATGACGCCCGGCTCCTTCCAGACGGCGGCGAGGAGGTCGTCGAGGTCGTCGGGCGTGGGCGGGCCGGTGCGCGTGTGGAGGCGCTGGCGGACGTCCGCGTTGTGGAGGAGGCCGAACCCGGGGTTGTTCACCATCTCGTGCTCCTGGCGCTCGCGCAGGGCCTCGACGGTGAGCCGGAGCTGCTCCTCGACCTGGTTCATGGGGTCGTTGTAGAGGTCGGCGACGCGCGAGTGGACCCGCAGGACGGTCTGCGCGACGCTCAGCTCGTACTCGCGGGGCGCCAGTTCGTAGTCCACGAACGTGCCCGGCAGCACCGGCTCGCCGCTGTGGCCCGAGGCGAGGGCGATGGCGGCCTCACCTGCGGCGTTGCGGGGCGCGGCGGCCGCGCTGCGGGCGGCGGCGAGGTGGGCGGCGAGGCCGGGTTCCGCGGCGGCGAGGTCGCGCAGGGCGGCGAGGTCGGCGGTGAGGACGGTGCCGCTGGTGAGGGCGACCAGGCTGTGCGGCCATACGCCGGCGTCGTCGGCGGTGAGGATCCAGTCGCCGTAGAACTCGCCGCCGCCCAGGACGCCGTGCGCCGTCTCGGCGTCGTACGGTCCCGGGGCGCGGCGTTCGACCTTGCCGTGGGCGACGACCACGACCCGGTCGGCCGGGTCGCCGGCCCGCGTCAGCGCGTCGCCGGGGCGCACCTCGTGCTGGGTGAAGGCGGCGGCGAACCGTTCCAGCACGGCGGTGTCCGCGTACCCGGCGAGGGCCGGCAGCTCGCCGAGTTCGGCGGGGATGATGCGGATGTCCTGGCCGGTCGAGACGAATTCGACGCGCCCGTTGCCGAGGGTGTGGGTGAGGCGCCGGTTCACGCGGAAGGTGCCGCCGGAGACCTGCGTCCAGGGCAGGACGCGCAGCAGCCAGCGGGAGCTGATGCCCTGCATCTGGGGCGGCGTCTTGGTGGTGGTCGCCAGATTCCGCGCCGCCGCCGTGGTGAGGCTCAACGGGTGTTCGGCCACCGCGTTTTCGGGCGTCGGCTCGGTCGAAGTCGTCATGGGTCGTGCCGCCAATCACAGGTGTTTCTCAGGCCATTCGGGGGAGTTCCCGCGTTGAAACTAGAGGTTGGCCGGAAGGGGGGCAATCACCCGAAAGAGCGGTCAACTCATGGATTTATCAAGGGAATTACTGGGTAACGCCGCGTAACGCCCGTTCGTCGAGCACGGACGGCGATCGATTGATGACCGCACGTGACGGTCTATGGTGAGGTGGCGCGCAGGCGCGTGAGCGGAGCGTGGAGGCATCCGCGGGGGCGCGCACGGAGAGGTACCGCGCCGGTCATTCGATCGGCCCGCAGCACGCTACGGTGGAGCGGCCAGACGCGCTCATCGCGCGCGCAGTCGTCGCACGAGGTTGGGGCACAACGGTCCATGACTCAGGGCTCGGTCCAGGTGACACACACCGGTACGGGACGATGGCGGCGCAGGACCGCCGTCTACAGCACGGTCACCGAAGCCCTGGCCGCCGCCGCCGACGGCGATGTGCTCGTCCTCGCGCCCGGCACCTACCGCGAGAACCTCGTGATCGAACAGTCCGTCACCCTGCGCGGCCCCGCCGACGACCGGGACGGCCCCGCGCGGATCGCACCGCTGGACGGCGTACCGCTGACCGTGCGCGGCTCGGCCACCGTACGGCACCTGCGGATCGAGGGCCAGGACACGACGGCGCCGGCCGTGCTCGTCGAGAACTCCATGCCCGAGCTGATCGGCCTGCGGGTGCACACGGCGTCGGCCTCGGGGATGGAGGTGCGCGCGGGCGCGCGCCCCACCGTGCGGCAGTGCTCGGTGAGCAACCCCACGGGGACCGGCGTCAGTGTCGGGGACGGCGCGGGAGGCCTGTTCGAGGAGTGCGAGATCGCCGAGTCGGGGCAGCCGGGCGTGGCCGTGCGCGGCGCGGCGCACCTGCGTCTCGAGCGGTGCACGGTCCGGCGCGCGCGGGGCGCCGGCCTGTCCGTGACCGGTGACGGTTCCGCGGTCGACGCGGTGCACTGCCGCATCGAGGACGTCCGGGGCACGGGCGTGCGGCTCGCGGAGCGGGCCACCGCGCACCTCACGGAGTGCCGGGTCGCCGAGACGACGGGCGACGGCGTCTGCCTCGACTCCGAGGCGGTGCTCACGCTGACCGACAGCGAGGTCACCGACATCCCGGAGAACGCGATCGACCTGCGGTCCCGTTCGGTCCTCACCCTCGTCCGCACCGCCGTGCACCGCTTCGGGCGCAACGGCATGTCCGTCTGGGACCCGGGCACCCACGCCGACGCGCACGACTGCGAGATCCACGGCAGCACCGGGGACTACCCGGCGGTGTGGGTCAGCGACGGCGCGACGGCCGTCCTGGAGTCCTGCCGGGTGCGCGACGTGCCGGACGCCCTGTTCGTGCTGGACGCGGGGTCGCGCGCCGACCTGGTGGACAGCGAGGTCGACGACGTGCGCGGCTCGGCCGTCTCGGTCAGCGACGGTGCGACGGCCCGGCTCGACGCCTGCCGGATACGGCGGGTCGGGACGGGCGCCTGGTTCCGCGACGCCGGCAGCGGCGGCACGGTGACGGGCTGCACCGTCGAGGAGGCGCGGACGGCGTTCATCGTCACGAAGGAGGCCGACCCGGCGGTCGAGGAGTGCGTGATCACCTCGCCGGGCGAGGCCGGCGTGTACGTGTCGGCGGGCGGCAGGGGGCGGTTCACGCGCTGCCGGATCACCGGCTCGGCCGGGTACGGCTTCCACGTCATCGACGGCTGCCGCACGGAGCTGAACCGCTGCCGCACGGAGCGGTGCGCGCGCGGCGGGTACGTCTTCGCCGAGGACAGCCCGGTCCTGACGGACTGCCACAGCGACGAGGCGACGGCGCCGGGCGCCGACGCGCGGGAGCGCGCCGCGGAGGCCGCCGCGCTCGCGACCGTCCCGGCGCAGCGCGAGCCCGCCGTGGTGGCCGCCACCGTTCCGGCACCGGCGCCCGGCCGGCAGGACGCGGGCGCTGCGGCCGCACCGGCCGGCGGGGCGGACGGCACGCGTCCCTCGGACGAGGTACTGGCCGAACTGGAGTCCCTGGTCGGTCTGGACACGGTGAAGCGCGAGGTCCGCGCCCTCATCGACATGATCGAGGTCGGCCGGCGGCGTGCCCGGGCCGGCCTGAAGGCCGCGTCGGTGCGGCGCCACCTGGTGTTCACGGGCGCCCCCGGCACCGGCAAGACGACCGTGGCACGGCTGTACGGCGAGATCCTCGCGTCCCTCGGCGTGCTGGAGCGCGGTCACCTGGTGGAGGTCTCCCGCGTCGACCTGGTGGGCGAGCACATCGGGTCCACGGCGATCCGTACCCAGGAGGCGTTCGACCGGGCGCGGGGCGGTGTGCTGTTCATCGACGAGGCGTACGCCCTCTCCCCCGAGGACGCCGGGCGGGACTTCGGGCGCGAGGCCATCGACACGCTGGTGAAACTGATGGAGGACCACCGCGAAGCGGTCGTCGTCATCGTCGCCGGGTACACGGCCGAGATGGAACGGTTCCTCGCCGTGAACCCGGGCGTGGCCTCCCGCTTCTCCCGCACGATCACCTTCGGCGACTACTCCCCCGAGGAACTGCTCAGCATCGTGACGCAGCAGGCCGGCGACCAGGAGTACGACCTCGGCGAGGGCACGCGGGACGCGTTGCTGAAGTACTTCACCGCCCTCGACCGCGGCCCGTCGTTCGGCAACGGGCGCACGGCGCGGCAGACGTTCGAGGCGATGGTGGAACGGCACGCCGGCCGGGTCGCGCGGCTCGCGGATCCGAGCACCGAGGATCTGTCCCTGCTCTTCCCCGACGACCTGCCGCCGCTGCGCTGAGGTCAGGGTCGTCCGCTCACGGACCGCCCGTGCCGGCGGGCCGGCCGCTGTCCGGCGCGGGCTGGCCCGGCAGCGGGATCGGCGGGGTGACGCGGCGCCGCACGAGGCGGCGGAAGAGCGCGGCCCGTTCGGTGACGAACGCGGGGTCCTCCTGGTAGTCGCCGTGCCCGAGGACGGGTTCGGGGAGCGGGCGCAGGAGGTTGCGCCCGTAGAAGAGGGGGTCGGGCAGCGGCCCCTTGTCGACGGGGATCTGCTCCGGGCCGCCGAGGACGAGGACCGGGCCGCCGATGGGGTCGGTGGCCCGCCAGAGGTTGCGCCAGCAGGGGACGTCCTGGTGGAGGGAGCGCAGGGCCGCGGGTCCGAAGTAGGCGGGGAACCAGCGCCCGTACAGCCGCTCCAGCGGTGAGCCGTACGTCAGCATGCCCACGCGGGCACGGGTCGCGGCGTCGAGCTGCCAGACGGCGGCCGCGGCGAGGACGCTGCCCTGGGAGTGCCCCGAGATGATGAGGCGGCCCGACGTGGCGTCGACCCAGGTGCTCATGCGCCAGGACAGGTCGGGGATGGCGCGCTCGGCGTAGCAGGGCGGCGCGAACGGGTGGGCGGCGCGCGGCCAGAACGTGCCGATGTCCCACAGGATGCCCACGGTCCTGCGGGCACCGCTGTCGCTGTAGGCGCGGCGGCCCACGGCGAGCAGCAGGATGACGCCCGCGCCCATCAGCCAGGACCCGAGCCCCTGGCAGATGTCCACCAGGGCGGCGGGGAACGCGGGCATGTCCTTGGCGAGTTCGGTCGGCGACTCGCCGGTGAGGGAGCCGCCGACCACGGCCATGCCGAGGACGAGGCAGGCGCCGGCGACCCAGCCGACGAGGGCGGGGGCGGAGTCGGTGAGCCGGGCGCGGGCGACGGACGTGGCGATGCGGGCGCTGCGTTCGCGCAGGGGGACACAGGTCTCGTCGGGGTACCGGTCGCGCACGCCGGGTGTGAGGTCGCGGGCCAGGCGCCGGGTGCGCAGCGCGGCGGCGGCGGCCAGGCAGACGACGACGGCGAGGACGACGGGGATCACGGCGGCCTCCCAGCTGAGGACGACGGGCGGCCCGGTGATGGCCGAGCCGTCCTCGCCGGGCGCGGCGGCCGGGTCGAGCCAGTCGGCGACGCGGTCGGCGATGCCGCCGGTGAGGATGCCGGCGAGGCCGCAGGCGAGCATGGCCACGGCCGGGCCGCCGAGCCCGTGGAGCGCGCCGCGTTCGCGGCGCGGGGTGTGCCGGTGCAGCCAGAAGGCGGTGAGGGCGAGCCCGACGACGAGGACGCCCTGCAGGATCATCAGCGCGGGGAAGGTGCCGCCGCCGGCCGGCAGCCTGCCGCCGCTGATCCACCGCGGCCGGTCCCAGGCGGTGTGGACGACGACCGCGGCGAGGAGCACGGCCGCGGCGGACGGGAGCAGGCGGGTCACGGGCGAGTCGGGGCGTTCGTCGGGTTCCTGCTCGATGTGTTCTGCCACGAACTGCTGGGCGACGACGACGCCCCAGCCGGCGACGGCGAGGACGAGGAGCGCGATGCCGGTGCCG
Proteins encoded:
- a CDS encoding DUF6643 family protein gives rise to the protein MTSPRPYGGGYTSPSFADTPIYDRLVAERGTPQIAPIRVPAAYEPMGFPNAAPQPALPALPALPSGPSSPTYQQPGGYTGYQATPVRQQLPAPAPAAQAPGGYFPQQTAPARPQFPGGPGPGVPQPHVPQQMRPAAPRPAAPRPYPGAFQQPQPQPQHQERMPGQGPGGYQTQAAGQSPYLAPAQPQPQHQPQHQYPSPGYWSEPGAGH
- a CDS encoding family 2B encapsulin nanocompartment shell protein, which codes for MNAQPTDDRQPLSSLDTAAARNLATTTKTPPQMQAVSSRWLLEILPWVQVSGGTFRVNRRLTHTLGNGRVEFVSTGTQVSVIPAELTELPALQGFDEADALAALAERCVQREYAPGDVIAALGTRVTEVVLIAHGKVQRLAPGPYDAERSLGVLADGDFDGDRALTAGGTAEWPHTLTARTRCTVLALPLDAVSAVAERSPGLRAHLDGVAARPVPRQNRRGEAAIELASGHSGEPVLPGTFVDYELAPREYELSVAQTVLRVHSRVADLYNEPMNQVEEQLRLTVEALRERQEHEMVNNPGFGLLHNADVRQRLHTRGGPPTPDDLDELISRRRKTQYLLAHPLTIAAIGREWNARGIYPATVEFEGSAVRAWRGIPILPCNKIPVTPEGTSSVLALRTGQENQGVVGLHQTGIPDEYQPSLNVRFMGINDQAVISYLVSAYFSAAVLVPDALGILEDVEI
- a CDS encoding family 2B encapsulin nanocompartment shell protein; translated protein: MTTSTEPTPENAVAEHPLSLTTAAARNLATTTKTPPQMQGISSRWLLRVLPWTQVSGGTFRVNRRLTHTLGNGRVEFVSTGQDIRIIPAELGELPALAGYADTAVLERFAAAFTQHEVRPGDALTRAGDPADRVVVVAHGKVERRAPGPYDAETAHGVLGGGEFYGDWILTADDAGVWPHSLVALTSGTVLTADLAALRDLAAAEPGLAAHLAAARSAAAAPRNAAGEAAIALASGHSGEPVLPGTFVDYELAPREYELSVAQTVLRVHSRVADLYNDPMNQVEEQLRLTVEALRERQEHEMVNNPGFGLLHNADVRQRLHTRTGPPTPDDLDDLLAAVWKEPGVILAHPRAIAAFGRECSSRGLYPGTVELSGHAVPSWRGVPVLPCDKIPVTPEGTSSIMALRTAGKQGVVGLHRTGIPDEYEPGLSVRFMGVNDQAVMSYLVSAYFSAAVLVPDALGILEDVEIGL
- a CDS encoding right-handed parallel beta-helix repeat-containing protein, translating into MTQGSVQVTHTGTGRWRRRTAVYSTVTEALAAAADGDVLVLAPGTYRENLVIEQSVTLRGPADDRDGPARIAPLDGVPLTVRGSATVRHLRIEGQDTTAPAVLVENSMPELIGLRVHTASASGMEVRAGARPTVRQCSVSNPTGTGVSVGDGAGGLFEECEIAESGQPGVAVRGAAHLRLERCTVRRARGAGLSVTGDGSAVDAVHCRIEDVRGTGVRLAERATAHLTECRVAETTGDGVCLDSEAVLTLTDSEVTDIPENAIDLRSRSVLTLVRTAVHRFGRNGMSVWDPGTHADAHDCEIHGSTGDYPAVWVSDGATAVLESCRVRDVPDALFVLDAGSRADLVDSEVDDVRGSAVSVSDGATARLDACRIRRVGTGAWFRDAGSGGTVTGCTVEEARTAFIVTKEADPAVEECVITSPGEAGVYVSAGGRGRFTRCRITGSAGYGFHVIDGCRTELNRCRTERCARGGYVFAEDSPVLTDCHSDEATAPGADARERAAEAAALATVPAQREPAVVAATVPAPAPGRQDAGAAAAPAGGADGTRPSDEVLAELESLVGLDTVKREVRALIDMIEVGRRRARAGLKAASVRRHLVFTGAPGTGKTTVARLYGEILASLGVLERGHLVEVSRVDLVGEHIGSTAIRTQEAFDRARGGVLFIDEAYALSPEDAGRDFGREAIDTLVKLMEDHREAVVVIVAGYTAEMERFLAVNPGVASRFSRTITFGDYSPEELLSIVTQQAGDQEYDLGEGTRDALLKYFTALDRGPSFGNGRTARQTFEAMVERHAGRVARLADPSTEDLSLLFPDDLPPLR